The following nucleotide sequence is from Apium graveolens cultivar Ventura chromosome 4, ASM990537v1, whole genome shotgun sequence.
AGATGCCAGATGACCAACTCCAGGAGAAGGGATGAAAATTAGCTCTGCTCTCATCTTTTTAAAATGAGTCTGAATAAGATGACCAAAATTATCTACAACTTTATATTGCAAAATCTTGAATCAATTTTGTTGTGATAGTGCTGTAGACGCAATGCCAATCTAGTGTAGACAAAGATGTATGTGGACATGATAAGAAAAGGGTAAGGCCAGATGTAGTAGCAAAAATGAATGTGTATTCTAAGATATTGTGCTAATATTTAGGAAACATGCATTTGTATTATTTGAACATATTATGCGGACtctaatttttttcaattttatcaACTTTTCTTAATAGCAATTTATACAGACAGAATATTCTGCCAATCTTCTTTTTCTGTTGCAGGCGACCCTCCTTTCACTTTCATGTTACCCACTGATCATAGATGATTACAGTGTCTTGACCTTTTTCACCATAATTTcaagaaaaaaaaatttgaaaacacGACAAATAGAAAATTTTGGTATTTTTCCACACTCTATAAGGCATTTCTTTATCGATTTTTTGTTTTTCTAAAGTTGCAGAATGCTTTTTATTTTTTCAGAAACGTGTCAAACTGCTGCGTTACTATATATTGATTGCACAGACAAATGCAATCTAGAACACTGTAGGTCGGGCTCGATGTATAGTGTTTATTCTGAATTTCTTATCATTTAATTATATTAGATATCTggcaaaaaaaaattatattagaTAAAATGACTTGGACTTGTTCTCTCAAATAAGGCGTTAACGATCCTGGGTAGCTCAGGTAGTCAGGTGGTAAGGGCAAATGGAGATTGTGTGGATAGTAGCACAGTCTGCGGTTTGATTCCTCCCAACAGTATGTTGtattcataaattcatgcatCAATTCAGGAATAACAAACTCGGATCATCTCTTATAGATTTCTATATGACTACATTGTATTGCATACATAAATTACATTACAGGAGTAACAAGGATCATGAAGAGTAGATATCAAGGATTCACCAAAACCAGAAAGAACAATCTAAAATATAGACCGCTAGAATAACCCTGAGGTAATAATTAATAGGAATTTGATTTGCATTTTGATTTAGAGATCTTGAGATATTATCATTGGTAAGAATGGAAGCTTCTTATCGGATGTTATCAATGATAGGCTCAATAAACTGTCCAAGGGAAGTATAAGATGTGCCGGCCTTCACAGTGGCTTCTCTGCATTTGTCTTTCATTTCTTTCATCCTACTTCTTATTTCAGTTTTTCCATCCATCACACATCTTATACCCCTTTCTATCACATGTGCTGTCAAAACTTCTGTTGGTTCATTAGTAAAATGGTCTTTTCTGTAGTCCATTTTTATCTCCACTGCAATTCTCAATTCCTTCACCAACTGGAAGGCATTGATCTGTTGCTCAGCGGACAGAGGCCAAGTAGCCATTGGAACGCCACACCATATACTCTCTAATGTAGAGTTCCATCCACAATGGGATACAAATCCTCCAACGGATGGATGGGAAAGGATAGTCACCTGCGGCGCCCATCCAATGACCTTTCCTATTCTTGATGTCCGCTCCAAGAATCCCTCTGGCAACACCTCATTGTAATCCTCATAGTCTGTTGGTGGCTTCATTTTTTCTTTCTCTTGAGATGGGCGTCGTAGAGACCACAAGAAACATTGTCCGCTGAGTTCCAATGCCTGTGCTATCTCTGTTACTTGCTCTCTATCGAAACTTCCCATACTGCCAAAGCACAGATACACTACAGAAAGAGGTGGTTGAGAGTccaaccaagaaacaatgtccTCTTCTGACTTTTTCTTATCAGTTGTCACCCCACCAGTTGTAAAATTAATTATAGGGCCTACATGGTGAATCAGAGGGGTGTTTTCATCATCAGCAAGGGCCTTGATAGCATAGGCTTCCATTTCCCACACTGTGTTTACCAAGATAGCTTTGGCCTCTCGTAACCTTCGGGCTACACCTATAACGAAGGCAGACCCTTCCTTAGTAAGCATCACGGAAGGCAAAACCTTAACAGGTACTGGGTTGATGAAACCAGGAACGGAGAGGTCAGCATCTGAATCCTTGTAATCAGAAATTTCTTTGCTTTGTTTGTCTTTTAGATTTTGAATATAAAACTTAAGAGAAAGAAAAGCAGCACCAGAAGTGAAGAACACATAAGCTGGGGCATTGAATTCATTTGCAACGTCTATCATTGACGCGCAGAACATATCAATGACGAATCCACCAAGCTTACCAGACTCGGACCGTTTCAAAATTGTTGTAACTATATCTCTTACCAGTGGCCGCTGGCTCTCAATGAAGGAAGTGAAGAAAGACATCCGTGGTAAAGACATAAGCTCGATCCGAGTGGTCTCGTCTAAATCAGGGATGTCTACAAAGGCTATCCGTTCAGGAGCCTCTTTTTTAAGGTTCTGAACCAACGGTCCTGTGTTGAAGTCAAAAGGAAACTTCATTATCAAGATGCTGACTGAAATCCGCTCATCTCGACCAGCAAGGAGCTTCGCAAACTCAACGGCAGATGCCAAATGACCAACTCCAGGCGAAGGGATAAAAATTAGCTCTGCTCTCATCATTTTTACTACTAGAAATTGGTCGAGTAAGATGATCAAAAATAATCTTTAGAATGAGTTTCCTTGCAATAATGATATAACTCACCGCCAATCTAATCTAGACAAAGATTTATGTGGACATCATAAGAGAAGATAAGATGAATAATTGGCTACAGATAAATACGAAAAATGCATGTGTATTCGTCATAAGATATTGTGCGGACtcaaattttattcaattatttGCACAATATTCTGACAAACTTATTGTTCTCTTATTATGCTACATTTCATCATTGATGACATAGGTTGTTAACCATCTGCGTCAGTTCATGAAAAAATGCTTAAAACATGTTAAGAAATATTATTATTGATGTAAGTGGAAGCTCCCAGGATGTTATCAATGATAGACTCAACATTAGCCTTTCTACATTTGTCTTTCAATTTTTTTCATTTTACTATTATTTCGCTTTCTTCATCCATCAGACATTTTATCACTTCTGTTGTTACAACTTCTGTTGTATTGCATACATACATTACATTACAGGAGTAGAAAGGATCATAAAGAGTAGATATCAAGTATTCTCCAAAACAAGAAAGAACTGCTAGAATAACCCAGAGGTAATAATTTGTAGGACTTTGATATGCATAGGTTTTAGATCTCCAGAAAAATTATCATTGGTATAAATGGAAGCTCCTTATCGGATGCTTTCAATTATAGCCTCAATAAACTGTCCAACGGAAGTATAAGATGAGCCGGCCTCTACAGTAGCTTCTCGGCATTTGTCTCTCATTTCTTTCATCTTACTTCTTATTTCACTTTCTCCATCCATCAGACATCTTATGCCCCTTTCTATCACATTCGCTTCCAAAACTTCTGTTGGTTCAATGTTAGTAAAATTGTCTTTTCTGAAGTCCATTTTAATCTCCGCTGCAATTCCCAATTCCTTCACCAACTGAAAGGCATTGATCTGTTGCTCAGCAGACAGAGGCCAGGTAGCCATTGGAACGCCATACCATATACTCTCTAAAGTAGAGTTCCATCCACAATGGGATACAAATCCTCCTACAGATACATGGGATAGGATAGTCACCTGTGGCGACCATCCAATGACCTTTCCTATTCCTGATGTCCGCTCCAAGAATCCCTCTGGCAACACCTCATTGTAATCCTCATAGTCTGTTGGTGGTTTCATTTTTTCCTTCTCTTGAGATGGGCGTCGTAGAGACCACAGGAAACGTTTTCCGCTGAGTTCCAATGCGTGTGCTATCTCTGTTACTTGCTCTGCATCAAAGCTTCCCGTACTGCCGAAGCACAGATACACTACAGAAAGAGGTGGTTGACAGTCCAACCAGCAAACAAGGTCCTCTTCTGACCTTTCCTTATCGGTTGTCGCCCCACCAGTTGTAAAATTAATTATAGGGCCTACATGGTAAATCAGAGGTGTGTTTTCCTCATCAGAAAGGGCCTTGATAGCATGGGCTTCCAGTTCCCGCACTGTGTTTACCAAGATAGCTTTGGCCTCTCGTAACCTTCGGGTTATACCTACTACGAAGGCAGACCCATCCTTAGTAAGCATCACCGAAGGCAAAACTTTAACAGGTACCGGGCTGATGAAACCAGGAACGGAGAGGTCAGGGTCTGAATACTTGAACTCAGAACTTTCCTTGTTTTCGCTGTCTTTAAGATTTTGAATGTAAAACTTGAGGGAAAGTAAAGCAGCACCAGAAGTGTAGAATACATATGCCGGGACTTTGAATTCATTCGCGACGTCCATCATTGAGGTACAGAACATATCAATAACAAATCCACCAAGCTTACCAGACTTGGACTGTTTCAAAATTGTTGTAACTATATTTCTTACCGGTGCCTGCTGGCTCTCAATAAAGGAAGTGAAGAAAGATATCATTGGTAGAGAAATGAGCTCTGTCAGCGTGCTCTCATCTAAATCAGGAATGTCCACAAAGGCTATGCGTTCATGAGCCTCTTTCTTAAGGTTCCGAGGCAGCGCTCCTGTGGTGGAGTCAAAAGGAAACTTCATTATTAAGATGCTGATTGAAATACGCTCATCACGACTAGCAAGGAGCTTCGCAAACTCAACTGCAGATACCAAATGACCAGCTCCAGGCGCAGGGATAAAAATTAGCTCTGCTCTCATCTTTTTTACAACTAGAAGTTGGTCGAGTAAGGTGATCAAAGATATAGAAAAAGGGATTGAATTAGCTTTGCCACAACCTTTAGATAATAATGCTATGAACTCGCTGCCAATCTAATCTACACAAAAATATATGTGGACATTATAAGAAAAGATAAGATCAATACATGGTTACAGATGGATACGAAAAATGCTTGTGTAGTTTTcttcaattattttattattattttttatgtaTTCCTGATGCATGTATATTTGCAGGTGACCCTCCTTGGCCTTGCTATCATGTTACCGTTCATCATTGATGGCAATAGGTTGTTACTTCAAAAGTTGCAGGATGCGTTTTACTTTGCGCTTATAGTAAAATACATTTATATATCAATTTTTTATCCGCTTTTTAAAGTTGTAGAAATGTGTCAAAAGTATTAGAATATCTTGATTGTACTAACAACATAAAACTGTAGACAGATTTCAAGATCAACTCCAACAAAAACATTATTATGCTTTTGAGCTTCCTGGATGGATTACTGAAACCAACTCAAACAACTGGATCCGGAGGATGGTTTAATAAATCGTATAACTTGAACAGTTGAAACTGAATCCATGCATCAATCCAAGAAAAACAGAAAACTCGGATTATTTACTATAGATTACAATGTATAACATACATTACATTTTAGAAGGGAATATAAAGAGAAGATATCAAGGCCTAAGATTCACTAAAACAATAAACAACTGGCTATGATGATCCTGAGGTAATAATTTACAGAATCTTGATTTGCAATATAGTTTAGAGCTGTAGAAAtattattattgatttaaattggAAGCTCCTTATCggatgttatcaatgacagcCTCAATAAACTGTCCCAGGGAAGTGTATGATGAGCCAGCCTCTGCAGTGGCTTCTCTGCATTTGTCTTTCATTTCTTTCATCTTACTTCTTAATTCACTTTCTCCATCCATCACAAATCTTATACCCCTCTCTATCACTTCCGCTTTCACAACTTCTGCTGATTCATTGTTAAGAAAATCGTCTTTTCTGTAGTCCATTTTAATCTCCACGGCAATTCCTGATTCCTTTACTAACTGGAATGCATTGATCTGTTGCTCCGCGTACATTGGCCACGTAGCTATTGGCACACCAAACCATATACTCTCTAATGTAGAGTTCCATCCACAATGTGACACAAATCCTCCAACTGCTGGATGGGAAAGTATAGTCATCT
It contains:
- the LOC141721082 gene encoding anthocyanidin 3-O-glucosyltransferase 6-like — encoded protein: MMRAELIFIPSPGVGHLASAVEFAKLLAGRDERISVSILIMKFPFDFNTGPLVQNLKKEAPERIAFVDIPDLDETTRIELMSLPRMSFFTSFIESQRPLVRDIVTTILKRSESGKLGGFVIDMFCASMIDVANEFNAPAYVFFTSGAAFLSLKFYIQNLKDKQSKEISDYKDSDADLSVPGFINPVPVKVLPSVMLTKEGSAFVIGVARRLREAKAILVNTVWEMEAYAIKALADDENTPLIHHVGPIINFTTGGVTTDKKKSEEDIVSWLDSQPPLSVVYLCFGSMGSFDREQVTEIAQALELSGQCFLWSLRRPSQEKEKMKPPTDYEDYNEVLPEGFLERTSRIGKVIGWAPQVTILSHPSVGGFVSHCGWNSTLESIWCGVPMATWPLSAEQQINAFQLVKELRIAVEIKMDYRKDHFTNEPTEVLTAHVIERGIRCVMDGKTEIRSRMKEMKDKCREATVKAGTSYTSLGQFIEPIIDNIR
- the LOC141721083 gene encoding anthocyanidin 3-O-glucosyltransferase 2-like gives rise to the protein MRAELIFIPAPGAGHLVSAVEFAKLLASRDERISISILIMKFPFDSTTGALPRNLKKEAHERIAFVDIPDLDESTLTELISLPMISFFTSFIESQQAPVRNIVTTILKQSKSGKLGGFVIDMFCTSMMDVANEFKVPAYVFYTSGAALLSLKFYIQNLKDSENKESSEFKYSDPDLSVPGFISPVPVKVLPSVMLTKDGSAFVVGITRRLREAKAILVNTVRELEAHAIKALSDEENTPLIYHVGPIINFTTGGATTDKERSEEDLVCWLDCQPPLSVVYLCFGSTGSFDAEQVTEIAHALELSGKRFLWSLRRPSQEKEKMKPPTDYEDYNEVLPEGFLERTSGIGKVIGWSPQVTILSHVSVGGFVSHCGWNSTLESIWYGVPMATWPLSAEQQINAFQLVKELGIAAEIKMDFRKDNFTNIEPTEVLEANVIERGIRCLMDGESEIRSKMKEMRDKCREATVEAGSSYTSVGQFIEAIIESIR